The Alnus glutinosa chromosome 7, dhAlnGlut1.1, whole genome shotgun sequence genome includes a region encoding these proteins:
- the LOC133872383 gene encoding uncharacterized protein LOC133872383 has product MIPVVPNEMASSSLRDRKGKEVSRGIEKSSSGSSSVTRREGSYYCYCDLPAPLKTSWTTDNPGRRFWGCATYNSRTKSACKFFKWKDNPTCARGEEVLKEIMKKVNELDDENGNLVAKMKDLENERDSCMERVRQLQKGDDKRMEIINCLEKQNVNYRARAKFLMYALSLSWVTMMLIGCVALMK; this is encoded by the exons ATGATACCAGTTGTTCCAAACGAGATGGCATCAAGTAGCCTACGAGATCGGAAAGGGAAGGAAGTTTCTCGTGGTATAGAGAAG TCATCTTCTGGATCTTCGTCGGTGACCCGCAGAGAGGGGTCATATTACTGTTATTGCGATTTACCTGCACCATTGAAGACCTCCTGGACTACGGATAACCCtggaagaagattttggggttgcgcCACCTACAATTCAAGA ACAAAATCtgcatgcaaatttttcaaatggaaGGACAACCCAACTTGTGCAAGGGGTGAGGAGGTCTTAAAAGAGATTATGAAGAAGGTTAATGAGCTGGATGATGAAAATGGAAACTTGGTGGCAAAGATGAAAGACTTGGAGAATGAAAGGGACAGTTGTATGGAAAGGGTTAGGCAATTGCAGAAGGGAGATGATAAACGCATGGAAATCATCAATTGTCTAGAGAAGCAAAATGTCAACTATAGGGCAAGAGCGAAATTTCTGATGTATGCTTTGTCCCTGTCATGGGTTACCATGATGTTGATTGGTTGTGTTGCACTTATGAAGTGA